Genomic segment of Panicum virgatum strain AP13 chromosome 9N, P.virgatum_v5, whole genome shotgun sequence:
CAGATCTTTCAAACCCGAAGAGTGCTCAGCAAAACGAACCTCAAGAGGAAACGAAACCAAATTAAAACGAAAGCAAAAAAACAGCAGCGACGCCTGGAGCTTGGAGACGAGGATGAAGGCAAAGAGATGAGGATGGCGGCGCCGAGGACGAAAGATGAACATGATCTACGGCATCATTATATAGGGTCTTGGCTAGGGCGTGCGCACGGCTGCTAGAGCCAATTACATTTATACCCATACAGGCTTCATGGGCCAAGATATCGTTGTTTTCGGCCCAAGTCGATGCAGTTTAACAGTTGGCTTGGAGGCCTCATGGTCATTGGTGGCGATGGGCCTGTCCCATCTTCCTCTCTGTAAGAATTGGACAAATCtacaaaatcttttttttttcttgcgagGGACAAATCTACAAACTCGTTtccagttcttctccaagaactTCATCAGCGAAATATCTTAATctcacatgaaaaaaaaaaaatctaatccCATAAGTTACTTGGTAGCTGCCGTTGCTTTTTTGTTGGCTCTTAATTTGGAGGCCGAAGCCTGAATGACGGTACTACGTTGATTTCAGTACAAGTCCTGAGGGAAAGCAtgattttcagattttcaaccCTTGCGCGTCGGGGAATTGGAGCACAGCTTTACACTGATCTGTTCGCTTCAGGGACAGCATGCGAACAAAGCTGTTGCATGTGGAGTACAACCTCTGCTGAACCCTGAACATTTTCCGTTCGTTCATCGCATCCAACCGGCCATCAAAAGGAAATTAGAAAGATGCACAACGGAGCCATCGCTGGGCTTCTCGCCAATTCCCCCCTCTGTCCCCAACCAAAACAGAAGGCTGGCGGATGCAAGACCAACAGAAGCACATCCCATTCCATTCGGAGTGACAATAGTCCCCTCCACAAACCAACACCCAGGCCAAATCCCACTCGACAGCAAAAAGAATCATCCCTCTCGTCAACGCCTAACTCCTCTGCAAGTCTCTGCATGATTGCGGGTGCCTAGAACTACAAACTACAGCCTCTCTACAACAGGAGGACGCTCAAGAGCAGCACGGCGGAGACGACGCGGGTGAGAGCTGAGACGtcgccgatcgcccggtgcGCACCGGAGCCACCCTCCGTGGAGTTGGACGACGGCGCCAGCGAGGTGCCGTTCAGCAACGCTGACCCGTTCTTCCCAGCGTAGACGCAAGATCCATGACCTGCAGAAACAGAACAGCCGGCACAGAATAAGTATAAGCATGTGGATCAACAGATGGCAATAGCTGAATTCAACGGTTGTTCCTGAGCGATCTCGGTCTTACTTGGGTCGGTCGTCGTGATCACCGCGACACCGCTGAAGTAGCACGTCCCGGAGCCCATCCCCGTGCCGTGGTAGTAGGCGTTGAAGGCGTACGTCGCGTGCGCCTCCACGGTGTCCGGCTCGTAGCACGGCTGCCCCTGCGTCAGCGCGGAGCAGTCCACCTTGCCGGGGCCGCACGCCCAGTCCAGCGCCGCCTGCAGCATCTTCGGGTCCGCGCCCTCCCGCGCCACGCAGTAGGTCTGGTTCGTCGTGTCGTTGGCCAGCAGCACGCCGGAGCCCGTCAGATGCAGGGTGTACGCAGGGATGCCGTTCATGTCGAACAGGCCCCAGTACTTCTCCGATGTCGACCCCGGCCGGGTGTCCTCGTCGTACAGCTCGTAGATGTAGGTCGGCACGGCCACACCGGGGTGCTTCGGCGTGCCGGTGCTGTTCATCACGTGCCGGATGAGGTTGCTGTTGTAGGTGTCGGCGTTGTCAGGGGTCGCGTCGGGCTCGGAGGAGGGATCGCCCTTGTGCGGCCACCCGGTCTCGGTCACCATCACCGGCACGTTGGTGACGTTGAGGTACAACATGGCGAAGTAGGCGGCGTCCACGACGGCGTCGAAGACGTTGGTGTAGTGCAGCAGGGTGTTGGCGTCCACGGCCTCCTTgttcggcggcagcggccggaaCAGCGCGTAGTCCAGCGGGATGACGCCGTTGGAGCGCATGTAGTCGTAGTAGGGGTACACGTTGAGCATGAGCGGCGACCCCGTGGACTGCAGGAACTTGAGCATCGGCACGAGCACGTTGTCCAGCGACCGGTTGAAGAAGGCCTGGGACGGCGGGAAGGAGTCGAGGATGATGGACGAGGAGTGCGGCGTGGAGATCTTGATGTACCGGTCCAGCGCCGCGGCCACCAGCGCGTTCTGGAGGTAGCGCATGGCTGGCAtgagcagcggcgcggcgttGGGCTGCGCGGAGAGCACCTCGGACCCCACGGCGATGGCCGTGATGTTGACGGCGGGGAAGTGCGCGGCCACGTTGCGCGCCACCCAGTTGGCcgccgtggcgttggagttgccGATGGCGAGCAGCTGCTCGTTGGGCACCGAGACGATGACGCGGATGCCGGTGTTCGCGAGCGCTGCCAGCATCGCCGGGTCGGCGTCGTAGAGCCGGACGTGGCGGATGTTCTGCGAGCGGAGCAGCGTCGTGATCTGCGTCGGCGCCGGCACCGACGACATGGCCGTGCCAATGTTCACGCCGATGTACGCACCTGCACGCCATCAGAAACAAACCAATATTAGAGAGGTCAAAATGTCAGAAAATTTACCGCGGTAACAAGCATGTCACGAAATTGAgtggccgtttagttcccaaaattttttggccaAATTTTTGTCTCctttttgaacacatgcatggaacattaaaagtagttaaacaacaaaactaattgcactgtttagatgtacacgatgagacgaatcttttgagcctagttagtgcgtgattagccataagtgctatagtaacccacatgtgctaatgatgcggtcaaaggcctcaaaaaattcgtctcgcggtgagttctgaaattagtttttaaattaatgCCTGAAAAATTCTCCCGACATCTCGTCAAACAATCGATGTGACCTTTGAACCAAAAATTTTTACTAACTAAACACCGCCTGATTTCCTGTCGCAAACCATCAGCATCAAAGTACTATCAGGTGAGCATAATTTTACCGCGGTAACAAGGATGTCACGAACCATCGGCATCACAGTATCAGATGTGCATAatttccttttgttttcatctattatattaatacaatagtgttaaaagaagtcacCATGTTCACCGAAAGGGTAtaaaaattctcacgttaattaaaaaagagaaagatataaccgttggattttatgaagatctaacgctCTAGATTAATCTAAAGAGTCTATGTCAAATAAAACTAATAAATATATAGACTAA
This window contains:
- the LOC120692057 gene encoding glucan endo-1,3-beta-glucosidase 3-like isoform X2, with translation MLCLSASFSMGFLPSPGAYIGVNIGTAMSSVPAPTQITTLLRSQNIRHVRLYDADPAMLAALANTGIRVIVSVPNEQLLAIGNSNATAANWVARNVAAHFPAVNITAIAVGSEVLSAQPNAAPLLMPAMRYLQNALVAAALDRYIKISTPHSSSIILDSFPPSQAFFNRSLDNVLVPMLKFLQSTGSPLMLNVYPYYDYMRSNGVIPLDYALFRPLPPNKEAVDANTLLHYTNVFDAVVDAAYFAMLYLNVTNVPVMVTETGWPHKGDPSSEPDATPDNADTYNSNLIRHVMNSTGTPKHPGVAVPTYIYELYDEDTRPGSTSEKYWGLFDMNGIPAYTLHLTGSGVLLANDTTNQTYCVAREGADPKMLQAALDWACGPGKVDCSALTQGQPCYEPDTVEAHATYAFNAYYHGTGMGSGTCYFSGVAVITTTDPSHGSCVYAGKNGSALLNGTSLAPSSNSTEGGSGAHRAIGDVSALTRVVSAVLLLSVLLL
- the LOC120692057 gene encoding glucan endo-1,3-beta-glucosidase 3-like isoform X1 → MKKLLFVFFLFLLGVAAVHGEDGAYIGVNIGTAMSSVPAPTQITTLLRSQNIRHVRLYDADPAMLAALANTGIRVIVSVPNEQLLAIGNSNATAANWVARNVAAHFPAVNITAIAVGSEVLSAQPNAAPLLMPAMRYLQNALVAAALDRYIKISTPHSSSIILDSFPPSQAFFNRSLDNVLVPMLKFLQSTGSPLMLNVYPYYDYMRSNGVIPLDYALFRPLPPNKEAVDANTLLHYTNVFDAVVDAAYFAMLYLNVTNVPVMVTETGWPHKGDPSSEPDATPDNADTYNSNLIRHVMNSTGTPKHPGVAVPTYIYELYDEDTRPGSTSEKYWGLFDMNGIPAYTLHLTGSGVLLANDTTNQTYCVAREGADPKMLQAALDWACGPGKVDCSALTQGQPCYEPDTVEAHATYAFNAYYHGTGMGSGTCYFSGVAVITTTDPSHGSCVYAGKNGSALLNGTSLAPSSNSTEGGSGAHRAIGDVSALTRVVSAVLLLSVLLL